One genomic region from Glaciimonas sp. PAMC28666 encodes:
- a CDS encoding c-type cytochrome, which translates to MKKLSVFSLSLLVLSIPVIGFSASASAKEITLPPETIAWRESPLPGYQKVLQACMICHSAHYAEYQPTSTPRSYWETQVKRMKMVFNAPVADADVALITDYLVNTYSVARTSPPPTQSAAALPVAAVTPVPPASGKVQDVNVLLQNNACLSCHAIEKKVVGPAYRDVALKYASDKDAVSKVMANIRSGGSGRWGAVPMPSYAALSPDELRSLADFVLKQK; encoded by the coding sequence ATGAAAAAACTTTCTGTCTTCTCCTTGAGCCTGCTCGTCCTATCCATCCCTGTTATTGGCTTTTCTGCGTCCGCTTCGGCCAAAGAGATTACCCTGCCGCCGGAGACCATTGCGTGGCGGGAGTCGCCTCTGCCGGGCTATCAAAAAGTGCTGCAGGCTTGCATGATTTGTCACTCGGCCCACTACGCAGAATATCAACCGACCAGCACCCCGCGCAGCTATTGGGAAACGCAGGTTAAGCGGATGAAAATGGTGTTTAACGCTCCCGTGGCTGATGCTGATGTGGCGCTGATTACCGACTATCTGGTCAATACCTATAGCGTTGCCAGAACCAGTCCCCCGCCAACACAAAGCGCCGCTGCTTTACCTGTAGCCGCGGTGACACCTGTGCCACCCGCTTCAGGCAAGGTGCAGGACGTCAATGTGCTCTTGCAAAATAACGCGTGCCTGAGTTGCCATGCCATTGAAAAGAAGGTCGTAGGTCCGGCTTACCGCGATGTCGCACTCAAGTATGCCTCTGATAAAGACGCCGTGAGTAAAGTGATGGCAAACATCAGAAGTGGCGGCAGCGGGCGTTGGGGCGCGGTACCGATGCCGTCATACGCAGC
- a CDS encoding molybdopterin-dependent oxidoreductase, which yields MDHRFKASRRQIMKAGLYAASTALVPGLAAAVESVTLPFANGDRDLIAYPEKRPLIVLTSRPPQLETPWAVFNEGAITPNDAFFVRYHMAGIPTSVDPETYRIRIGGKTNTALELSLQDLRTKFTPLEYVAVNQCSGNSRGFFAPRANGGQLANGAMGNARWVGVALKDILNMAGIAAGARQVTFNGLDHPVLESSADFIKALDIDHAIDGEVMLAYQMNGKDLPMLNGYPVRLIVPGYYGTYWVKHLSDITVIDSVYDGYWMRSAYRIPDNTCRCVEPGTAPIKTTPINRFNIRSFITSHTSDTTVKVGRETVVKGIAFDSGEGIREIAFSEDGGQTWREAHLGKDLGRYSFREWAISIKPTKKGMLDLRVRAFNRLGETQPMVALWQPTGYMRNVVESVKVRAI from the coding sequence ATGGACCATCGATTCAAAGCATCGCGGCGTCAAATCATGAAAGCGGGTCTTTACGCGGCCAGCACGGCGCTGGTGCCCGGACTGGCTGCTGCAGTCGAAAGCGTTACATTGCCCTTCGCCAATGGCGACCGCGATCTGATCGCCTATCCGGAAAAACGTCCACTAATCGTCCTCACGTCCCGTCCACCGCAACTTGAAACGCCCTGGGCTGTGTTTAATGAAGGTGCCATTACGCCCAACGATGCATTTTTTGTGCGCTACCATATGGCAGGCATTCCCACCTCGGTTGATCCTGAAACCTACCGCATCCGGATTGGCGGAAAAACCAATACTGCATTAGAACTTTCGCTGCAGGATTTGCGCACCAAATTTACGCCCTTGGAATATGTTGCTGTGAATCAATGTTCAGGAAATAGCCGCGGTTTTTTTGCACCGAGGGCAAATGGCGGTCAGTTGGCAAACGGTGCAATGGGCAATGCAAGATGGGTCGGTGTTGCGCTAAAAGATATTTTAAACATGGCCGGTATCGCTGCGGGCGCGCGTCAGGTCACCTTTAACGGGCTTGATCATCCAGTGCTCGAGAGCAGCGCAGATTTCATCAAGGCGCTCGATATTGATCACGCGATTGACGGCGAAGTGATGCTGGCATACCAAATGAATGGCAAGGATTTACCAATGTTGAACGGTTACCCGGTGCGGTTAATCGTGCCTGGATATTATGGAACATATTGGGTCAAGCATCTTTCCGACATCACCGTCATCGACAGTGTTTATGATGGCTATTGGATGAGATCGGCGTATCGGATACCGGATAATACCTGCCGCTGCGTAGAGCCCGGAACCGCGCCGATCAAGACAACGCCGATCAATCGCTTCAACATCCGTTCATTCATTACCAGTCATACGTCCGATACCACGGTGAAGGTAGGGCGCGAAACCGTGGTCAAGGGAATCGCCTTCGATTCCGGAGAAGGCATCCGGGAAATTGCCTTCTCCGAAGATGGTGGCCAAACCTGGCGGGAGGCGCATCTGGGCAAAGATCTCGGCCGCTACTCTTTCCGTGAATGGGCAATATCCATCAAACCCACTAAAAAAGGCATGCTGGATTTACGGGTCCGCGCTTTCAACCGCCTTGGCGAAACGCAACCCATGGTGGCACTCTGGCAACCGACAGGCTACATGCGGAACGTTGTTGAGTCAGTTAAAGTTCGCGCGATTTAA
- a CDS encoding YeiH family protein: MSKITIRSAAAIVPGLALCGLVTAVAFALEALEEHLFGRAWLESLVLAILIGSIVRTFHKLDERFEAGIRFGAKTVLEIAVVLLGASISASAILEKGPDLIGGIAVVVLMVILGSYSIGRMAGLPSKMAILIACGNSICGNSAIAAVAPVIDANSKDVAASIAFTAVFGVMVVLILPFLVPVLSLSMMQYGIFAGMTVYAVPQVLAATAAVSQTSAQIGTLVKLVRVLMLGPVVLVLSLMGRKDSAYRTPISQMVPWFIIGFLALMALRSFNFIPQFAIQPAHFSANFLTIMSMAALGLGVDARSVLKAGGRVTIVVVLSLLVLSVASLGLIKLLGIA, from the coding sequence ATGTCTAAAATTACAATAAGATCAGCTGCAGCAATCGTTCCTGGATTAGCTTTATGCGGCCTCGTAACAGCCGTCGCTTTTGCACTGGAAGCGTTAGAAGAGCATTTGTTCGGTCGTGCCTGGCTTGAAAGCCTGGTCCTGGCGATTCTGATAGGCAGCATTGTGCGGACCTTTCACAAACTGGATGAGCGCTTCGAGGCCGGCATCCGTTTCGGCGCTAAGACAGTGCTGGAGATTGCGGTCGTTTTACTTGGTGCATCGATTAGCGCCAGCGCCATTTTAGAAAAAGGTCCGGATCTCATTGGCGGAATTGCGGTGGTGGTGTTGATGGTCATTTTGGGCAGCTACAGCATTGGTCGTATGGCTGGCCTGCCGTCAAAAATGGCGATCCTGATCGCCTGCGGTAATTCCATTTGCGGCAACTCCGCGATTGCCGCAGTGGCACCGGTGATTGACGCTAACAGCAAAGATGTCGCAGCTTCGATCGCTTTCACCGCCGTATTCGGTGTCATGGTGGTGTTAATACTGCCGTTTTTAGTGCCGGTGCTTTCACTGTCGATGATGCAGTACGGCATTTTTGCCGGGATGACCGTCTACGCCGTGCCACAGGTATTGGCCGCCACCGCGGCGGTGTCGCAAACCAGTGCGCAAATCGGTACGTTGGTGAAGTTGGTTCGGGTGTTGATGCTGGGGCCGGTCGTGTTGGTCTTGTCTTTAATGGGGCGCAAGGATAGCGCCTACCGCACCCCGATTTCACAGATGGTGCCTTGGTTTATTATTGGTTTCCTCGCATTGATGGCGCTGCGTTCATTCAATTTCATTCCGCAATTTGCCATCCAGCCTGCGCATTTTTCTGCCAATTTCCTGACCATTATGTCGATGGCCGCACTCGGCCTCGGTGTTGATGCCCGTTCGGTGTTGAAGGCCGGAGGGCGCGTCACCATAGTGGTGGTTTTATCCTTGTTGGTTTTGTCGGTTGCCAGCCTCGGTTTAATCAAACTATTAGGAATCGCCTGA
- a CDS encoding LysR family transcriptional regulator has translation MTLEQLRIFVEVAERQHLTQAANALSLTPSAVSSAIRVLENRYGIPLFNRVGRRIETSEAGRIFLTEARSTLASARAAELTLSELGGLQRGALSIQASQTIASYWLPELLVRFHQKYPQIELSLTIGNTQQVAQAVVDGAADLGFIEGTIDESALVVETVDDDRIVAVVGPNHPWANGQKLTPADLRTGKWILREQGSGTRSALEEMLKAIDVDVNTLQIALTLPSNEAVRSAVMSGPFVTVVSELVVASHLQAGLLCKADVDLPLRSFYLLHHKARYKTKASLALQEMIQRQQR, from the coding sequence ATGACTCTGGAACAACTCCGTATTTTTGTTGAGGTGGCCGAACGCCAGCATCTGACGCAAGCAGCAAACGCCCTTTCTCTGACGCCTTCGGCGGTGAGTTCCGCCATTCGGGTGCTAGAAAATCGTTACGGCATACCGCTCTTCAACCGAGTGGGTAGGCGCATCGAGACCAGCGAGGCGGGACGAATTTTTTTGACGGAGGCGCGCTCGACGCTGGCTAGCGCTCGGGCCGCGGAACTGACGTTATCGGAACTGGGCGGACTTCAGCGCGGCGCGTTAAGCATTCAAGCCAGTCAGACCATTGCCAGCTATTGGCTGCCTGAATTGCTGGTGCGCTTTCACCAAAAATATCCCCAGATAGAACTCAGCCTGACCATCGGAAATACGCAACAGGTAGCGCAAGCTGTAGTCGACGGAGCGGCTGATCTGGGATTTATCGAAGGCACCATCGACGAGTCGGCGTTGGTGGTAGAGACCGTTGACGATGACCGCATTGTCGCCGTGGTGGGGCCGAACCATCCATGGGCAAATGGGCAGAAACTAACCCCCGCGGATTTGCGCACTGGCAAATGGATCCTGCGTGAACAAGGCTCCGGAACCCGCTCTGCATTAGAAGAAATGCTTAAGGCAATCGACGTCGATGTCAACACTCTGCAGATTGCGCTGACGCTGCCATCAAACGAAGCAGTCCGCTCGGCGGTGATGTCCGGTCCGTTTGTGACGGTCGTATCAGAACTGGTGGTGGCCTCGCATCTGCAGGCTGGCTTATTGTGTAAAGCGGACGTCGACCTGCCGCTACGCTCGTTTTATCTGTTACATCACAAAGCACGCTATAAGACCAAGGCTTCATTGGCGCTTCAGGAAATGATCCAGCGGCAGCAACGGTAG
- a CDS encoding NAD(P)-dependent oxidoreductase, with protein sequence MAKVTFIGLGVMGAPMAGHLATRGHEVTVFNRTQSRAELWVTKNKGQFAPTLAAACKDAEFVFTCVGNDNDLYQITLGEEGILANMQPGTILIDNSTCSADAARKLSQAASALGISFLDAPVSGGQAGAENGALTVMVGGDEEAFKRAEPVIASYARAVVYMGPAGSGQLTKMVNQICIAGLVQALAEGLAFAERAGLNGERVIDAISKGAAQSWQMENRGKTMLASKFDFGFAVDLMRKDLGICFDEAERNGSQLPVTRLVDQFYTEVQNRGGNRLDTSSLMMVARVEEKK encoded by the coding sequence ATGGCAAAAGTGACATTTATCGGTTTAGGCGTCATGGGCGCTCCGATGGCAGGACATCTCGCCACCCGCGGTCATGAAGTAACAGTTTTCAATCGTACTCAGTCGCGTGCCGAATTATGGGTGACGAAAAACAAGGGGCAGTTCGCCCCGACATTGGCCGCTGCTTGTAAGGATGCCGAATTTGTCTTTACCTGCGTGGGTAATGACAATGATCTGTATCAAATAACCTTGGGCGAAGAAGGTATCCTGGCCAACATGCAGCCCGGAACTATTTTAATTGACAACTCCACCTGCTCCGCTGACGCAGCCCGAAAGTTAAGCCAAGCGGCAAGTGCACTTGGCATTAGTTTTCTTGATGCGCCGGTTTCTGGCGGTCAGGCTGGTGCTGAAAATGGTGCATTGACGGTGATGGTCGGCGGCGATGAGGAAGCCTTCAAACGTGCAGAACCCGTCATTGCTTCATATGCACGTGCGGTGGTCTACATGGGTCCCGCAGGATCGGGCCAACTCACCAAGATGGTCAATCAAATCTGCATAGCCGGATTGGTTCAGGCACTAGCCGAAGGTCTGGCCTTTGCTGAGCGTGCAGGCTTGAACGGTGAGCGCGTGATCGATGCGATTTCCAAAGGAGCGGCACAATCCTGGCAGATGGAAAATAGAGGCAAAACGATGCTGGCATCCAAGTTCGACTTTGGCTTCGCCGTTGATCTGATGCGCAAGGATTTAGGAATTTGTTTCGATGAAGCAGAACGCAACGGCAGCCAGCTTCCGGTTACCCGCCTCGTGGATCAGTTTTATACAGAGGTTCAAAACCGCGGCGGCAATAGATTGGATACTTCCAGTCTGATGATGGTTGCGCGGGTTGAGGAAAAAAAATAA
- a CDS encoding LysR family transcriptional regulator — MKLQQLKVLIAIEAHGSLSMAAQSLHITQPAVTKAIQELETDLGVSLLVRSSQGTQLSPFGQILVKHARVVDQEIRHAKEDIASLSGMKKGNVFVGVTPVVALGPISKAISAFNRRYRDINIHINEMRPTQITEGLLDGTLDLGVISRIGVPSSPRFHWETLYTIKLLICMRNGGLPPGVHSIADLSAHTWLVWDKLESPGSMLSEIFSHSDLPMPEKIIRCSSTVLYSQLAEQEDYVCVLTEPAMVWSGFKGKLTPLTLQEELPVMQAGLVYRKESLLSDIVIEFSELIKAICKEPEVVAARLAN, encoded by the coding sequence TTGAAACTACAACAATTGAAAGTGCTGATTGCCATCGAAGCGCACGGGAGCCTCAGCATGGCAGCCCAGTCTTTGCATATCACGCAGCCCGCGGTGACGAAGGCGATTCAAGAGCTTGAGACGGATTTGGGAGTGAGTTTGCTGGTGCGCTCCTCACAGGGCACGCAGTTATCGCCCTTTGGTCAAATATTGGTGAAGCACGCCCGCGTTGTTGATCAGGAAATCAGGCACGCAAAAGAAGATATTGCCAGTTTATCGGGAATGAAAAAAGGGAATGTTTTTGTTGGCGTCACGCCCGTGGTGGCCTTGGGGCCCATATCAAAAGCCATCAGTGCTTTTAATCGGCGGTATCGGGACATCAATATTCATATCAATGAAATGCGTCCGACTCAAATCACAGAAGGGTTACTCGACGGAACCCTCGATCTGGGGGTTATTTCTCGCATAGGCGTACCCAGCTCACCGCGCTTTCATTGGGAAACGTTGTACACAATTAAGCTGCTTATTTGCATGCGGAACGGCGGTCTGCCGCCGGGTGTGCATTCGATAGCGGATTTATCCGCCCATACCTGGCTTGTATGGGACAAGTTGGAAAGTCCCGGCAGCATGCTTTCAGAGATTTTTAGTCACAGTGATTTGCCGATGCCGGAGAAAATTATTCGCTGTTCGTCAACCGTGCTTTACTCACAACTGGCCGAACAGGAAGATTACGTCTGTGTCCTCACGGAACCGGCAATGGTATGGTCCGGTTTCAAAGGAAAACTCACGCCCCTGACACTGCAAGAAGAACTGCCGGTGATGCAGGCGGGCCTGGTCTATAGAAAAGAATCGCTGCTCAGCGATATCGTGATCGAATTTTCGGAATTGATTAAAGCTATTTGTAAAGAGCCGGAAGTTGTCGCAGCGCGCCTGGCCAACTAG
- a CDS encoding nuclear transport factor 2 family protein, with product MNTPAQQTRPAKQEVSEEFLMAFGQAWNCHDIDALMAFMDEDCTFHAAAGPELQGKTFSGREAVRAGFQLAWQTFPDAAWLDGNHFVAGDRGVSESTFSGTKADGTRIEARMVDVFTFRNGKIAVKNAFRKDRPPVVVG from the coding sequence ATGAACACACCAGCACAACAAACACGACCAGCAAAGCAGGAAGTATCGGAAGAATTTTTGATGGCTTTCGGCCAGGCGTGGAACTGTCACGATATCGACGCGCTGATGGCGTTTATGGACGAAGACTGCACCTTCCACGCGGCTGCAGGTCCTGAGTTACAAGGCAAGACTTTCTCGGGACGTGAAGCCGTCCGTGCCGGTTTCCAGCTTGCATGGCAAACCTTTCCGGATGCCGCATGGCTGGACGGGAACCATTTTGTTGCGGGCGATCGCGGCGTGTCCGAATCCACCTTCAGCGGCACCAAAGCGGATGGAACCCGGATTGAAGCCCGCATGGTCGATGTATTCACCTTCCGCAACGGTAAGATCGCCGTGAAGAATGCCTTCCGCAAGGACCGTCCACCCGTTGTCGTGGGCTGA
- a CDS encoding FAD-binding oxidoreductase — protein MDTAADTGSSTAPKKPYDPAYDPLKASGPGEGREYAPTYWIGTAGEPPPDDGPITHDIDVDVAIIGSGFTGLTCAIFLAQEHGIKATVLEANRVSWGCSTRNGGQAQCNSGRLKRSQWIQRYGLDTALKLHEEMCDAMETFKGLIKDIDCDPQPGGHLYIAHRAKVMPALEKEAKLLREVFHYDARIFDADTVKREYVDDKEAMGAMHEPEGIGIHAGKLAFGYLKKARALGAKVHPSSPVLDWETRDGVHYLRTPGGIVRARAVAVATGGYTSQGLHPQLKNRLLPILSNSIVTRPLTAAEIADCNFRTTQVLTDTRILRHYYRLMPDGRVQLGSRSAITGADAPQQKYKDLLIGDLHRKFPALTGIQIDYSWWGWVDVSHDMMPRIFQPNPKETIYYAIGYGGNGVMYSAQAGRRMAELIAGKKASSLPIFNSELPFPNVMEKVESQAFAPFRRFGQSILYRWYHLKDEIL, from the coding sequence TTGGATACCGCCGCTGATACCGGCAGCAGCACTGCTCCCAAAAAGCCGTATGACCCGGCTTACGATCCGCTGAAGGCCAGTGGTCCCGGAGAAGGTCGTGAATATGCACCGACTTACTGGATCGGTACTGCAGGCGAGCCGCCTCCGGACGATGGTCCGATCACGCATGATATTGATGTCGACGTCGCCATCATCGGTTCTGGTTTTACAGGACTGACCTGTGCCATATTTTTGGCGCAGGAACATGGCATCAAGGCGACCGTGCTGGAAGCCAATCGGGTCAGTTGGGGTTGTAGTACCCGCAACGGCGGACAGGCCCAGTGCAACTCGGGACGCCTGAAGCGATCACAGTGGATCCAACGCTATGGCCTCGATACCGCGCTCAAGCTGCACGAAGAAATGTGCGACGCCATGGAAACGTTTAAAGGATTGATCAAAGACATCGATTGCGATCCGCAACCCGGCGGTCACTTATATATCGCGCATCGCGCAAAGGTGATGCCCGCATTAGAGAAAGAGGCCAAACTGCTGCGCGAAGTGTTTCATTATGATGCGCGTATTTTTGATGCTGATACGGTCAAACGGGAATATGTCGACGACAAAGAGGCGATGGGCGCCATGCATGAGCCGGAAGGAATTGGTATTCATGCTGGCAAACTCGCCTTCGGTTATCTCAAAAAAGCCCGCGCGCTAGGTGCGAAAGTGCATCCTTCTAGTCCAGTACTTGACTGGGAGACCCGCGATGGCGTCCATTATCTGAGAACGCCGGGTGGCATTGTGCGGGCGCGGGCGGTGGCAGTGGCCACAGGTGGGTACACGTCGCAAGGACTGCATCCACAATTGAAAAACCGTTTGCTGCCGATCCTGTCGAACTCGATTGTGACGCGACCTCTAACCGCGGCCGAGATTGCCGACTGTAATTTCCGCACCACGCAGGTACTCACGGATACGCGTATTCTCCGGCATTATTACCGTCTGATGCCCGACGGACGCGTCCAGTTAGGTAGCCGCAGTGCCATCACAGGGGCGGATGCACCGCAACAAAAATACAAAGATTTGCTGATCGGTGATCTGCATCGAAAATTTCCGGCTTTAACGGGAATCCAGATTGATTATTCCTGGTGGGGATGGGTCGATGTCAGCCATGACATGATGCCGCGCATTTTCCAGCCGAATCCAAAAGAAACCATCTATTACGCTATCGGCTACGGTGGAAATGGTGTGATGTATTCGGCCCAGGCTGGACGCCGTATGGCTGAACTGATCGCGGGCAAAAAAGCATCGTCGCTACCGATTTTTAACTCCGAACTCCCCTTCCCCAACGTCATGGAAAAGGTCGAGTCGCAAGCCTTTGCTCCGTTCCGCCGCTTTGGACAAAGCATTCTCTATCGCTGGTATCACCTGAAAGACGAAATCTTGTAA
- a CDS encoding amino acid permease — protein sequence MITELDGCTGLQHTLKQRHMTMIALGGVIGAGLFVGSGVVAKSAGPAVILSFLLTGGLIILIMRMLGEMASSLPTVGSFYEYARLAFEDRPKISQFLGFMSGWMYWYFWVVVVALEAIAGAKLINFWLPGIAPWIISLVLLVSMTLLNLISVKSFGEFEFWFASIKVVAIVIFLTLGGLFLTGILHHTPASLGHFLSHGGFMPNGWGPVLSGAVAATAFYSGAEIVTIAAAETADPAKAVARATNSVISRVLLFYVGSLFLVVCIVPWNSTEIGTPFVSALEGMGIPYAADIMNGIILTAVLSALNSSLYASSRMIFALTRRGDAPTALVKLSKNGVPVRAILFSTLFAYAAIGVSYMSADVVFPFIVNSYGTFILFVYLLIAISQLRIRARLEREHPERIKVRMWCFPYLTYFAIVAMLVILASMGFSHDPEQRMSLWFGLVSLALLVAAYFLKQWFGEDKNPPAPIASIIKRA from the coding sequence ATGATTACCGAATTAGATGGTTGTACCGGTCTGCAGCACACACTAAAACAACGTCATATGACGATGATTGCATTGGGTGGCGTCATTGGGGCCGGGTTGTTCGTTGGGAGCGGCGTCGTCGCAAAATCTGCCGGCCCGGCCGTCATTCTGTCATTCCTTTTGACAGGCGGCCTGATTATTCTCATTATGCGAATGTTGGGCGAAATGGCGTCATCGCTGCCCACAGTAGGTTCCTTCTACGAATACGCCCGACTAGCGTTTGAAGACCGGCCTAAAATCTCCCAGTTTCTTGGATTCATGAGCGGCTGGATGTACTGGTACTTTTGGGTGGTGGTGGTAGCATTGGAAGCCATCGCAGGTGCGAAGCTGATCAATTTTTGGTTACCCGGTATTGCCCCATGGATCATCAGCCTGGTGCTACTGGTATCGATGACTTTACTGAATTTGATTTCCGTCAAATCATTTGGCGAATTTGAGTTCTGGTTTGCCTCCATCAAGGTTGTCGCGATCGTTATTTTTCTGACCTTGGGCGGTTTGTTCTTAACGGGAATATTGCACCACACACCCGCCAGTCTGGGACACTTTCTCAGCCACGGCGGGTTCATGCCAAATGGTTGGGGGCCAGTGCTCAGTGGTGCCGTTGCCGCGACCGCATTTTATTCTGGTGCGGAAATCGTTACCATCGCCGCCGCCGAGACTGCTGATCCCGCGAAGGCCGTTGCCCGTGCCACCAATTCAGTTATTTCCCGCGTGCTGTTGTTTTACGTTGGTTCCTTGTTTCTGGTCGTCTGCATCGTGCCGTGGAATTCCACTGAAATTGGAACGCCGTTTGTAAGTGCACTCGAAGGAATGGGCATTCCCTACGCCGCAGACATCATGAACGGCATTATTTTGACCGCCGTCTTATCGGCACTCAACTCCAGCCTGTACGCGTCGTCGCGCATGATTTTTGCATTGACGCGCCGTGGCGATGCGCCCACCGCATTAGTAAAATTGAGCAAGAACGGCGTGCCTGTCCGCGCCATCTTGTTTAGTACATTGTTTGCGTACGCTGCAATTGGCGTGTCATATATGTCTGCCGATGTTGTCTTCCCGTTTATCGTCAATTCGTATGGCACGTTTATTTTGTTCGTCTACCTGTTAATCGCCATCTCGCAACTACGTATCCGCGCGCGTTTGGAACGTGAACATCCAGAGCGTATTAAAGTGCGCATGTGGTGTTTCCCCTACCTGACTTATTTTGCGATTGTGGCGATGCTGGTGATTCTGGCCTCAATGGGATTCTCACACGATCCGGAACAACGCATGTCGCTGTGGTTCGGTCTGGTCAGTCTGGCGCTGCTGGTGGCCGCATACTTTTTGAAGCAATGGTTTGGTGAGGACAAAAATCCGCCTGCACCGATTGCTAGCATCATCAAACGCGCTTAA
- the pta gene encoding phosphate acetyltransferase gives MKALHRIIEQAGISPKKIVLCEGDDPRVLQAAVRAHEKGIAKMIIVGDLARIKTLASAEGIDLSQIALVDPADSADSEAFAQALFALRKAKGMTLEQARAKVLDPLCYANLMVRLGYADGSVAGAVHNTADVVRNAIQIIGVRPQFKLVSSFFLMMLCEPFHSFKGGLIFSDCALVVDPTAEELSEIAMAAADSARQLLMEEPRIAMLSFSTSGSAHHSAVDKVTTAARRVKDLRPELAIDGDVQLDAALVAEISQRKVIGSEVNGKANVLIFPNLDAGNIGYKMAERVGGAVAIGPLLQGLKKPANDLSRGCSSEDIFNVIAVTVVQAQAGMPQ, from the coding sequence ATGAAAGCACTTCACCGCATCATCGAACAGGCGGGTATTTCTCCCAAAAAAATTGTGCTCTGCGAAGGCGACGACCCACGTGTGCTGCAGGCAGCGGTGCGCGCTCATGAGAAAGGCATCGCGAAAATGATTATCGTCGGTGATCTCGCGCGGATTAAGACGCTGGCTAGCGCCGAAGGCATTGACCTAAGTCAGATTGCATTGGTAGACCCGGCGGATTCCGCCGACAGCGAAGCGTTTGCCCAGGCATTGTTTGCCTTGCGAAAAGCAAAGGGCATGACACTCGAACAAGCTCGGGCCAAGGTGCTGGACCCGCTTTGCTACGCCAATTTAATGGTGCGCCTTGGCTATGCGGATGGTTCGGTTGCAGGGGCAGTGCATAACACGGCTGACGTGGTGCGAAACGCCATTCAGATCATCGGTGTTCGGCCGCAGTTCAAGCTGGTGTCGAGTTTCTTCCTGATGATGCTGTGCGAGCCATTTCATTCTTTTAAAGGCGGTTTAATTTTCTCCGACTGCGCTTTGGTGGTCGATCCGACTGCGGAAGAATTGTCTGAAATTGCGATGGCCGCCGCCGATAGCGCGCGTCAGCTTTTGATGGAGGAGCCACGGATCGCCATGTTATCGTTTTCCACCAGTGGCAGCGCGCATCATAGCGCCGTTGATAAGGTCACCACGGCGGCCAGGCGCGTCAAAGACCTCCGGCCGGAATTGGCGATCGACGGCGACGTGCAACTCGACGCGGCGCTGGTAGCGGAAATTTCGCAACGCAAAGTGATCGGCTCAGAAGTTAACGGAAAGGCGAACGTCCTGATATTTCCGAATCTGGATGCTGGCAACATCGGCTACAAGATGGCGGAACGGGTAGGTGGCGCCGTCGCAATTGGTCCGTTACTGCAGGGCTTGAAAAAACCCGCGAACGACCTTTCACGCGGTTGCAGTAGTGAAGACATTTTTAATGTGATTGCAGTCACCGTGGTGCAGGCGCAAGCGGGGATGCCTCAATAA